The following proteins come from a genomic window of Peptoniphilus equinus:
- the xdhB gene encoding xanthine dehydrogenase subunit XdhB, producing MYDIKEIYEAYTVKEAIALKEAHPEAIILGGGSDVLVALREGKYTDPVVISIYLIEDLKGVRMEDGDILIGALTSFTDIAEDPIILEHIPTLADAVLTVGGPQLRNIASIGGNISNGVPSADSATTLLAYDAIVMLEGKDGIRECPITEFYIKTGQVDIRPTEIVTGLKIKQTSFDGYYGNYFKYAMREAMDIATSTCSINVKLNGKVIDDIRAAYGVAAPIPKRVMDAEAAFRGKELTDETIDAFAEKVMDELSPRDSWRASKALRTHILKEITRRNLVAIRDKGGLHD from the coding sequence ATGTACGATATTAAAGAAATTTACGAAGCCTATACCGTTAAAGAAGCCATAGCGTTAAAAGAAGCGCACCCTGAAGCCATCATTCTGGGCGGCGGCAGTGATGTACTCGTTGCCCTTCGGGAAGGCAAGTACACCGATCCTGTGGTGATTTCCATCTATTTAATCGAGGACCTCAAAGGCGTACGCATGGAAGATGGCGACATCCTTATCGGCGCACTCACATCCTTTACGGACATTGCTGAAGACCCTATTATTTTGGAGCACATTCCGACCTTAGCCGATGCCGTCCTCACGGTAGGCGGTCCTCAGCTGAGAAACATCGCCTCCATTGGCGGCAACATTTCCAACGGTGTGCCGTCTGCGGACTCTGCCACCACACTGCTTGCCTACGACGCCATCGTGATGCTCGAAGGCAAAGATGGCATAAGGGAGTGCCCGATCACCGAGTTTTACATTAAGACCGGTCAAGTAGATATTCGTCCGACAGAAATTGTCACCGGGTTGAAAATTAAACAGACATCCTTTGACGGCTATTATGGTAACTATTTTAAGTATGCCATGAGAGAGGCCATGGATATTGCGACCAGTACTTGTTCTATCAATGTCAAGCTGAACGGTAAGGTGATAGACGACATCCGTGCCGCCTATGGAGTTGCCGCACCGATTCCGAAGCGGGTTATGGATGCAGAAGCCGCCTTTAGAGGTAAAGAGCTCACGGATGAGACCATTGACGCCTTTGCAGAAAAGGTGATGGACGAACTCAGTCCTCGAGATTCCTGGCGTGCCTCCAAAGCACTTCGCACACACATCTTAAAAGAAATCACACGCCGCAATCTCGTTGCCATCAGAGACAAAGGAGGCCTCCATGATTAA
- the xdhC gene encoding xanthine dehydrogenase subunit XdhC: MIKQHTCEHGPYEPQETILRHEPQYKLVRCRINGKPVTKMTDMRASLADFLRNDFSLTSVKKGCEVGECGACAVKIDGKSFNACIYLAIWAEDKDIWTVEGLLDGDGNLSIIQQAFVDEAAVQCGFCTPGFIITASEIVDRKQRYSRDELRRLLAGHLCRCTGYENILRAVEVAIERNIAKSEAAK, from the coding sequence ATGATTAAACAACACACCTGTGAGCATGGGCCCTATGAGCCGCAAGAGACCATCTTGCGCCATGAGCCTCAATACAAATTAGTACGATGCCGCATCAATGGCAAGCCGGTGACCAAAATGACAGATATGCGTGCGTCCCTGGCGGATTTTTTGAGAAATGACTTCTCCCTCACCAGTGTGAAGAAGGGCTGTGAAGTCGGGGAATGCGGCGCCTGTGCCGTCAAAATTGACGGAAAGAGTTTTAATGCCTGCATCTATCTTGCCATTTGGGCGGAAGACAAAGATATTTGGACTGTGGAAGGGCTTTTGGACGGCGACGGTAACCTCTCGATTATCCAACAGGCTTTTGTGGATGAAGCGGCTGTGCAATGCGGGTTTTGTACGCCGGGCTTTATCATCACCGCATCGGAGATTGTGGATCGCAAACAACGCTACAGCCGCGATGAACTCCGACGTCTCTTAGCCGGTCACCTCTGTCGTTGTACCGGATATGAAAATATTCTTCGAGCTGTCGAAGTGGCCATTGAGCGCAATATTGCCAAATCTGAAGCCGCTAAGTGA
- a CDS encoding aldo/keto reductase: MILNNNHTFDPIGLGVYTITDRDALAELLPAAKEAGYNYIDTAYYYDNEGLIGEVFKSLGFTMDVATKVWPKDYGEEATKRSIDRSLKALGVDRLKVMYLHWPGPQSNASWKVLEDYYSQGVFENIGVCNFYDTHLDELKTTATIMPQLNQIETHPLLGLFDFVARLKADGITPVAWSPLARGEAFLFNHPTIQSLAASHHATPGQIILAYNLHRGVAVIPRTTNVTRLKENMAANTVTLSDEDFKALEKLDRNHHVSKSPLDTAWLNDIAKK; encoded by the coding sequence ATGATTCTAAATAACAACCACACTTTTGACCCCATCGGCCTGGGGGTTTATACCATCACTGATCGAGACGCCTTGGCAGAACTTCTTCCGGCGGCAAAAGAAGCCGGGTACAACTACATCGACACCGCTTACTACTATGACAATGAAGGCCTGATCGGCGAGGTCTTTAAGAGTCTCGGCTTTACGATGGATGTGGCGACCAAAGTTTGGCCAAAAGATTACGGCGAAGAGGCCACGAAACGAAGCATTGACCGCTCTCTCAAAGCGCTCGGTGTGGATCGTCTCAAAGTTATGTATCTTCACTGGCCGGGTCCGCAGTCCAATGCATCTTGGAAAGTCTTGGAAGACTACTACTCACAAGGTGTCTTTGAAAACATCGGTGTGTGCAACTTTTATGACACCCACCTGGACGAATTGAAGACGACCGCCACGATCATGCCTCAACTCAACCAAATCGAAACCCATCCGCTCTTAGGTCTCTTCGACTTTGTGGCGCGGCTGAAAGCTGACGGGATCACACCGGTAGCATGGAGTCCTCTGGCACGAGGCGAAGCCTTTCTCTTTAACCATCCCACCATTCAATCCCTTGCCGCTTCCCATCATGCGACGCCGGGACAAATTATTCTCGCCTACAATCTCCACCGAGGCGTTGCCGTCATTCCTCGCACGACTAATGTCACACGCTTAAAAGAAAACATGGCGGCTAACACCGTGACCCTCAGTGATGAAGATTTTAAAGCACTGGAAAAGTTGGATCGCAACCATCACGTGTCCAAAAGTCCACTGGATACCGCTTGGCTAAATGACATTGCAAAAAAATAA
- the uvrB gene encoding excinuclease ABC subunit UvrB: MEFKIHSDFKPMGDQPEAVERLVQGLHRNLKHQTLLGVTGSGKTFTMANIIERVQRPTLVIAHNKTLAYQLASEFREFFPDNAVEYFVSYYDYYQPEAYVPMSDTFIEKDSSINDEIDKLRHSATMALFERRDVIIVASVSCIYGLGDPIDYENLVVSLRPGMIKDRNDIMRKLIDIQYVRNDVNFVRGTFRVRGDVLEIFPAASSEHSLRVEFFGDEIDRITEVNALTGEVVGYRNHAAIYPASHFATGEEKVKRAIGTIEVELKARLEELRDQEKLLEAQRLEQRTNYDLEMLEEMGFCSGIENYSRHLSARPAGSRPYTLIDYFPKDFLTIIDESHATLPQIRGMYNGDRARKETLVEYGFRLPSALDNRPLKFPEFESLMNQCIYVSATPGPYEEAHEQNRAEQIIRPTGLLDPKIDIRPTTHQIDDLIEEINGCVERRERVLVTTLTKKMAEDLAQHFKELGIKSTYMHSDVDTIERMEIIRDLRLGIYNVLIGINLLREGLDIPEVSLVVILDADKEGFLRSDTSLIQTAGRAARNANGRVIMYADTVTGSMQRTVDETERRRDIQDAYNKAHGITPKSVSKSVREVIEATMAAEKTVDYDAIDTFSNDEIRGMIDALKPEMYKAAEALDFEKAAEIRDKIKELKIQMEKMKDN, encoded by the coding sequence ATGGAATTTAAAATTCATTCGGACTTTAAACCTATGGGGGACCAGCCGGAAGCGGTTGAGAGGTTGGTTCAAGGGTTACATCGCAACTTAAAACATCAAACCTTGCTCGGGGTCACAGGCTCAGGTAAGACGTTTACCATGGCCAATATTATTGAAAGAGTACAACGTCCCACCCTTGTCATCGCACACAACAAGACCTTGGCCTATCAACTGGCCAGTGAGTTTCGAGAATTCTTCCCGGACAATGCCGTGGAATACTTTGTCTCGTATTACGATTATTACCAGCCGGAAGCTTATGTACCGATGAGTGATACATTTATCGAGAAGGATTCCTCCATCAACGATGAGATTGACAAGCTGCGTCACTCCGCCACTATGGCGCTGTTCGAGCGTCGAGATGTGATTATTGTGGCGTCGGTGTCCTGCATCTATGGCTTAGGGGATCCCATCGACTATGAAAATCTGGTGGTATCCCTTCGTCCCGGCATGATCAAGGACCGTAACGATATCATGCGAAAGCTTATCGACATTCAGTACGTCCGTAACGACGTGAACTTTGTGCGGGGTACGTTTCGTGTGCGGGGCGACGTCTTGGAAATATTCCCTGCGGCGTCGTCTGAGCATTCACTGCGAGTGGAATTTTTCGGCGACGAGATTGATCGCATTACGGAAGTGAATGCACTGACCGGGGAAGTGGTGGGCTATCGAAACCACGCCGCCATTTATCCTGCGTCCCACTTTGCCACCGGGGAAGAGAAGGTGAAGCGTGCCATCGGCACTATTGAAGTCGAGCTGAAGGCGCGCTTGGAAGAACTTCGAGACCAGGAGAAGCTCCTGGAAGCTCAGCGTCTTGAACAGCGAACCAACTACGATTTGGAAATGCTTGAAGAAATGGGATTTTGTTCCGGGATTGAAAACTATTCACGCCATCTTTCCGCCCGTCCGGCAGGCTCTCGGCCCTATACCTTGATCGACTATTTCCCCAAGGATTTTCTTACAATTATTGACGAGTCTCACGCCACCCTTCCTCAAATTCGAGGGATGTACAATGGGGATAGGGCGCGCAAGGAGACTCTAGTGGAGTACGGTTTTCGACTGCCGTCGGCGCTGGACAACCGACCATTGAAATTTCCTGAATTTGAAAGCTTGATGAACCAATGTATCTACGTCTCTGCCACACCGGGCCCTTACGAAGAAGCTCACGAACAGAACCGGGCGGAGCAGATTATTCGTCCGACAGGTCTGTTGGATCCGAAGATTGACATTCGTCCGACCACCCATCAGATTGACGACCTCATTGAAGAGATCAACGGATGTGTCGAACGCCGCGAACGGGTGCTTGTCACCACCCTCACTAAAAAAATGGCGGAGGACTTGGCACAGCATTTTAAAGAGCTGGGGATCAAGTCGACGTATATGCACAGTGATGTGGACACCATTGAACGGATGGAAATCATTCGCGATCTTCGATTGGGTATTTACAATGTGCTGATCGGTATCAATCTTTTGCGTGAGGGGCTTGATATTCCTGAAGTGTCTCTGGTGGTCATTTTAGATGCGGACAAGGAAGGGTTCTTGCGATCGGATACGTCGCTTATTCAGACGGCAGGACGCGCCGCCCGAAATGCGAACGGACGTGTTATAATGTATGCAGACACGGTGACCGGCTCCATGCAGCGGACTGTTGACGAAACGGAGCGCCGGCGGGATATTCAGGACGCCTATAACAAGGCTCACGGCATTACGCCTAAGTCGGTATCTAAGAGCGTACGGGAAGTTATCGAGGCGACGATGGCGGCAGAGAAGACGGTGGACTATGATGCCATCGACACGTTCTCCAACGATGAAATTCGTGGCATGATTGATGCGCTCAAACCGGAAATGTACAAAGCTGCCGAAGCTCTGGACTTTGAAAAGGCTGCGGAGATTCGGGATAAAATTAAAGAACTGAAGATACAAATGGAGAAGATGAAAGATAATTGA
- the uvrA gene encoding excinuclease ABC subunit UvrA — translation MNSNIVIKGARVHNLKNVDLEIPRNKFVVFTGLSGSGKSSLAFDTIYAEGQRRYVESLSSYARQFLGQMDKPEVDYIEGMSPAISIDQKTTSKNPRSTVGTVTEIYDYLRLLYARIGRPYCAKCGKEITSYSPDQMVDSVMELDEGTRIMIVAPFVKRRKGTHKRNLEQIKKDGYLRVMIDGALYHLDDEIELDKNKVHDIDVVVDRLIVRDGIESRLTDSIEQALRLSDGLIYVDIIDGERLTFSSKLACPDCGIIIEELTPRSFSFNTPIGACDTCHGIGYSKEVDEDLVIPNKELSLNQGAVACYSTMEGTYYSQMIKALADHHGFSMDEPIQNAPKAFLDDLFNGSDVKLKFTFNSHFSGHKSYTGTFEGIKANLKRRYIETTSDAQLGRIEQFLSDTPCPTCHGARLKASSLMVRVGGLNIYEATQLSIVKAMDFFDHLELTEKETLIAAEILKEIKARLSFLNTVGLDYITLARMSGTLSGGESQRIRLATQIGSKLVGVIYVLDEPSIGLHQRDNDKLLGALRELTDAGNTLIVVEHDEDTMRVADQIVDIGPGAGRHGGEIVAQGTPNEVAACEDSITGAYLSGRQRIEVPTQRRPYTGSEITIKGAAENNLKHIDVSFPLGQFVAVTGVSGSGKSSLVNEILFKALAGKLNGSRIKAGQHDSIEGLDAIDKVVDIDQSPIGRTPRSNPVTYTGTFDIIRDIFANTNESKLRGYKKGRFSFNVKGGRCEACKGDGIIKVEMHFLPDVYVPCEVCKGKRYNRETLQVTYKGKNISDVLNMTVEEAIDFFAVHPRILRRLETLKNVGLSYIKLGQPSTQLSGGEAQRIKLATELSKVATGRTMYILDEPTTGLHSEDVRKLIGVLQELVDRGNTVVVIEHNLDVIKTADHIIDLGPEGGDGGGTVIATGRPEQIASNPASYTGQFLKKVLKESR, via the coding sequence ATGAACTCAAACATTGTGATAAAAGGAGCTCGAGTCCACAATTTAAAAAATGTGGACTTAGAGATTCCTAGAAATAAATTCGTGGTCTTTACAGGACTTTCCGGGTCAGGGAAGTCCTCTCTTGCCTTTGATACGATCTATGCCGAGGGACAACGCCGCTATGTTGAGTCCCTCTCCAGTTATGCCCGTCAATTTTTAGGACAGATGGACAAGCCGGAAGTGGATTATATTGAAGGGATGAGCCCGGCCATATCCATCGATCAAAAGACCACATCGAAGAATCCCCGCTCGACGGTGGGTACCGTCACGGAGATTTATGACTACTTGCGGCTCCTCTATGCCCGTATCGGCAGGCCCTACTGCGCAAAGTGCGGCAAGGAGATTACGTCGTATTCTCCCGACCAGATGGTGGATTCGGTGATGGAACTGGATGAAGGGACACGTATCATGATTGTGGCGCCCTTCGTCAAGCGACGCAAAGGCACGCACAAGCGCAATTTGGAGCAGATAAAAAAAGACGGCTATCTCAGAGTCATGATCGACGGTGCACTGTACCACCTGGATGATGAGATTGAGTTGGATAAGAACAAAGTCCACGACATTGATGTGGTGGTCGATCGTCTCATTGTCAGAGATGGCATTGAGTCACGGCTCACCGATTCCATTGAACAGGCGCTTCGACTTTCGGACGGTCTGATCTATGTGGATATCATCGACGGGGAGCGGCTCACTTTTTCCTCTAAGCTGGCCTGTCCCGACTGCGGCATTATCATTGAAGAATTGACGCCGCGTTCCTTTTCGTTTAACACCCCGATCGGGGCGTGTGACACCTGTCACGGTATCGGCTACAGCAAAGAAGTCGACGAAGATCTCGTCATTCCCAACAAGGAGTTGTCCCTCAACCAAGGGGCCGTCGCCTGTTATTCGACGATGGAGGGGACGTATTACAGTCAGATGATTAAAGCGCTGGCCGATCATCATGGGTTCAGTATGGACGAACCTATTCAAAATGCACCGAAAGCTTTTTTAGATGACTTGTTTAACGGCTCTGACGTCAAATTAAAATTCACATTTAATTCCCACTTTTCCGGGCATAAATCCTATACCGGAACGTTTGAAGGGATCAAGGCGAACTTAAAGCGCCGTTATATTGAAACAACTTCTGATGCCCAGTTAGGTCGGATTGAACAGTTTCTCTCCGACACGCCGTGCCCGACCTGTCACGGCGCACGGTTGAAGGCGTCGTCCCTTATGGTACGGGTAGGGGGGCTGAATATCTATGAAGCCACCCAACTTTCCATTGTCAAAGCGATGGATTTCTTTGATCATTTGGAACTTACAGAAAAAGAGACGCTGATTGCCGCGGAGATTTTAAAAGAAATTAAAGCCCGCCTGAGCTTTTTAAATACGGTAGGGCTGGACTATATTACCTTGGCCCGCATGAGCGGGACACTCTCCGGCGGTGAGTCTCAGCGGATTCGCCTTGCCACGCAAATCGGCTCTAAGCTGGTGGGAGTCATTTATGTGTTGGATGAACCGAGCATCGGACTGCATCAGCGGGACAACGACAAACTCTTAGGCGCACTGCGGGAGCTCACCGATGCAGGCAACACCCTTATCGTCGTCGAACACGATGAGGATACCATGCGTGTTGCCGATCAAATCGTGGACATTGGCCCGGGAGCGGGGCGTCATGGCGGCGAAATCGTGGCTCAAGGTACGCCAAACGAAGTAGCGGCTTGTGAAGATTCCATCACAGGGGCCTATCTGTCCGGTCGCCAACGCATCGAAGTGCCGACACAGCGTCGTCCCTACACCGGATCGGAAATCACGATAAAAGGTGCGGCAGAGAACAACCTGAAACACATTGATGTGAGTTTTCCTCTGGGACAATTTGTCGCTGTCACCGGCGTGTCCGGCAGTGGCAAGAGCTCTCTGGTCAACGAGATTCTCTTTAAAGCTCTGGCAGGCAAGTTGAACGGATCCCGTATCAAGGCCGGTCAGCACGACAGCATTGAAGGCTTGGACGCCATTGATAAGGTGGTCGACATTGATCAAAGTCCCATTGGACGCACGCCACGCTCTAATCCGGTCACCTATACCGGCACCTTTGATATTATTCGGGATATTTTTGCAAATACCAACGAGTCGAAACTTCGAGGCTATAAAAAAGGCCGCTTCTCCTTTAATGTCAAAGGGGGGCGATGTGAGGCCTGTAAAGGGGACGGCATTATCAAAGTTGAAATGCACTTTTTACCGGATGTCTACGTGCCTTGTGAAGTGTGTAAGGGCAAGCGCTACAATCGTGAGACGCTGCAAGTGACATACAAGGGCAAGAATATTTCTGATGTGCTGAATATGACGGTAGAAGAAGCCATTGACTTCTTTGCCGTCCACCCTCGTATTCTTCGTCGATTGGAGACGCTAAAGAACGTGGGCCTCTCCTATATTAAGCTCGGCCAACCGTCCACGCAGCTCTCCGGCGGGGAAGCGCAACGGATTAAGTTGGCGACGGAACTGTCCAAAGTGGCGACAGGACGAACCATGTATATCTTGGATGAGCCGACCACAGGTCTTCACTCGGAAGATGTGCGCAAGCTTATCGGCGTGCTCCAAGAGTTGGTGGATCGGGGCAATACTGTCGTTGTCATTGAACACAACCTGGATGTCATTAAGACCGCAGATCATATTATTGATCTGGGTCCTGAAGGCGGCGATGGCGGCGGTACGGTCATTGCCACCGGACGCCCTGAACAGATTGCATCCAATCCGGCATCTTACACGGGGCAGTTTTTGAAAAAAGTACTAAAGGAGTCAAGATGA
- a CDS encoding L,D-transpeptidase family protein: MKKLILAVALVLVSTGSVFAAYVRPNTFMDKTGYRKVEEVKRFQALNNIDVDGVVGPFTQKVLYGPNMVAADVITAKPTTGDWIVINKSKKILTYYRGDKPLYKFPVTLGTSETPTPSAKATIVNKHKNPAWGGMGGKYTPAAADDPNNPLGERWMGLNIPGMSGYGIHGNIKPHQIGTYSSNGCIRMFNYDIETFIFPQAKVGMPVWIGTDAELKSWGVEQLIFEDTQPAVPETPKAPQYDTEELLVF, translated from the coding sequence ATGAAAAAATTAATTTTAGCTGTGGCTTTGGTGTTAGTGAGCACAGGCAGTGTCTTTGCCGCCTACGTTCGCCCCAACACCTTTATGGATAAAACGGGCTATCGCAAAGTGGAGGAAGTGAAGCGCTTCCAGGCTTTAAATAACATTGATGTGGACGGCGTGGTGGGACCTTTTACCCAAAAAGTTCTCTACGGTCCCAATATGGTGGCTGCCGATGTCATCACTGCGAAGCCGACCACGGGAGACTGGATTGTCATCAATAAATCCAAGAAGATTTTGACTTATTACCGTGGCGACAAGCCGCTGTATAAGTTTCCGGTGACCCTGGGCACATCTGAAACACCGACGCCCTCTGCCAAGGCCACAATTGTGAATAAGCACAAGAATCCGGCTTGGGGCGGTATGGGAGGTAAGTATACGCCTGCCGCCGCCGATGATCCCAACAATCCTCTCGGGGAACGTTGGATGGGTCTTAACATTCCGGGAATGAGCGGTTACGGCATTCACGGGAACATCAAGCCCCATCAAATCGGGACCTATTCGTCCAACGGCTGCATTCGTATGTTCAACTACGACATCGAAACCTTTATCTTTCCGCAAGCCAAAGTAGGGATGCCTGTATGGATCGGGACCGATGCTGAGCTGAAAAGCTGGGGCGTGGAGCAATTGATCTTTGAAGACACGCAACCGGCTGTACCTGAGACGCCAAAGGCGCCGCAGTATGACACAGAAGAACTGTTAGTATTTTAA
- a CDS encoding aminoacyl-histidine dipeptidase, with the protein MNLEPKDVFHWFHELNQVPRCSGQEEAVSKFLENFAKERGFEVRRDDANNVIIKVPATAGYENRKSVIIQGHMDMVCVKDPGVNHNFDTDPIDMEVDGDFLKAKGTTLGGDDGIAVAFAMAILDGDYPHPELTVLITTEEETTMNGANAIKSGDVTGDYLFNIDSEEEGIFLVSSAGGAETYNVFKGTREAAVEQGIKITVKDLEGGHSGMEINKGRGNANVFMGRLLAALKDFNPRLSTINGGTKHNAIASHGEAVLTVSDADKAKAVVEALGAQLLHEVHATDPRGAVEVSDADVDTVFDATTSANFIHFLRLVPNGVYSMSQDIDGLVESSLNNAVITTEEDTITFVISVRSSSESRLDEVLGTIETLDEVFGGKFDIENAYPGWEYEPGSKIEEIVKATWSELYGDAKFEAVHAGLECGVLKKVLPDTEMISFGPNMFDVHSPKEKLSISSTERVFQFTLALLQAID; encoded by the coding sequence ATGAATTTAGAACCGAAAGATGTTTTTCACTGGTTTCATGAGTTGAACCAAGTACCACGCTGCTCCGGACAGGAAGAAGCTGTCTCCAAATTCTTGGAAAACTTTGCCAAAGAACGCGGCTTTGAAGTGCGTCGTGATGATGCGAATAATGTCATTATCAAAGTACCGGCAACAGCAGGTTATGAAAATCGCAAGTCTGTCATCATCCAAGGACACATGGACATGGTTTGTGTCAAAGATCCCGGCGTGAACCACAACTTTGACACCGATCCTATTGATATGGAAGTGGACGGCGATTTCCTTAAGGCCAAAGGTACCACCCTTGGCGGCGACGACGGGATTGCTGTCGCCTTTGCCATGGCTATTCTCGACGGCGACTATCCGCATCCGGAGCTGACCGTATTGATCACGACCGAAGAAGAAACGACTATGAACGGCGCCAACGCCATCAAATCAGGCGATGTCACCGGCGATTATCTGTTCAATATCGATTCCGAAGAAGAAGGCATTTTTCTCGTCAGCAGTGCGGGCGGTGCAGAAACCTACAACGTCTTTAAAGGCACGCGAGAAGCAGCTGTAGAACAAGGTATTAAAATTACAGTCAAGGATCTTGAAGGCGGTCACTCCGGGATGGAAATCAATAAAGGCCGTGGCAACGCCAATGTCTTTATGGGACGTCTTCTCGCAGCCCTTAAAGATTTCAATCCGCGACTGTCTACCATAAACGGCGGTACCAAACACAACGCTATTGCAAGTCACGGCGAAGCGGTTCTCACAGTCAGTGATGCCGACAAGGCCAAGGCTGTGGTTGAAGCTCTCGGGGCACAACTGCTTCACGAAGTGCACGCCACCGATCCTCGCGGTGCAGTAGAAGTTAGCGACGCTGACGTGGATACTGTCTTTGATGCCACTACTTCGGCGAACTTCATTCATTTCCTTCGTCTGGTACCTAATGGCGTGTACAGTATGTCTCAAGATATTGACGGCTTGGTGGAATCATCCCTTAACAATGCCGTCATCACCACTGAAGAGGACACCATCACCTTTGTTATTTCAGTACGCTCATCTTCTGAGTCTCGACTGGACGAAGTACTTGGTACGATTGAAACCCTCGACGAGGTGTTCGGCGGCAAGTTTGACATTGAAAATGCGTATCCGGGTTGGGAATATGAACCGGGCAGCAAGATAGAAGAGATCGTCAAAGCTACCTGGTCGGAACTTTACGGCGATGCGAAATTTGAAGCGGTACATGCCGGGTTGGAATGCGGTGTGCTGAAAAAAGTGCTCCCTGATACCGAGATGATTTCCTTCGGTCCAAATATGTTTGATGTCCACAGTCCGAAAGAAAAGCTGAGCATCAGCTCCACCGAGCGCGTGTTCCAATTCACCTTGGCGCTGTTACAAGCCATTGACTAA
- a CDS encoding Na+/H+ antiporter family protein has translation MILFNPVVISVIVMCILCLMKFNVLLAIIVSTLVAGFSAGMPLIEGDDSIINLLVGGMGGNSNTALSYILLGAFAVGLAQSGLGTILARKIAGVLSGKKMFLIFALAFIACFSQNLVPVHIAFIPILIPPLLTVFNKLKIDRRAIACALTFGLKAPYISIPLGFGLIFHQTLVDNITEAGLPVTVADTRSVMWIGGLAMLVGLIVVVLFLYRKDRDYQDLPVMGADDAEGEVTMTRESWGALIGCIVTAVISAVTESLPLGALGGLITMLLTGCVKLKNLDDVMDGGIRMMGFIAFVMLVASGYANVLRTSGAVEELVTTAATYMSGSKPVAAFIMLLVGLLITMGIGTSFGTIPIITSIYVPLGLQIGLSVPTIILLIGLAAALGDAGSPASDSTLGPTSGLNADGQHNHIWDTCVPTFIAYDIFLIIGGVVGTMILG, from the coding sequence ATGATCTTATTTAATCCCGTTGTCATTTCAGTTATTGTCATGTGCATTCTGTGCTTGATGAAATTCAATGTGCTCTTAGCGATCATTGTATCGACCCTTGTGGCAGGATTTAGCGCAGGTATGCCGCTCATCGAAGGCGACGATTCCATTATCAACTTACTTGTCGGCGGCATGGGCGGCAACTCCAATACGGCGCTAAGTTATATTTTGTTGGGAGCTTTTGCCGTGGGTCTGGCACAAAGTGGTCTGGGGACCATTCTTGCCCGAAAGATTGCCGGCGTGTTGTCCGGAAAGAAAATGTTTTTGATTTTTGCCTTGGCATTTATTGCCTGCTTTTCTCAAAATTTAGTTCCGGTTCACATTGCATTTATTCCGATTCTCATTCCACCGCTGCTTACGGTCTTTAACAAGCTTAAGATTGACCGCCGTGCGATTGCGTGTGCGCTGACCTTTGGTTTGAAGGCGCCGTATATTTCCATTCCCCTGGGCTTTGGTCTGATTTTTCACCAAACGCTTGTCGATAATATCACTGAAGCCGGTCTGCCTGTCACTGTAGCGGATACGCGCAGCGTCATGTGGATTGGCGGTCTCGCGATGTTGGTCGGGTTAATCGTCGTGGTGCTGTTCTTATACAGAAAAGATCGTGACTATCAAGATTTGCCTGTCATGGGGGCCGATGATGCTGAGGGCGAAGTGACTATGACCCGTGAATCATGGGGCGCTCTTATCGGATGTATCGTTACGGCGGTCATCTCTGCAGTGACGGAATCCCTTCCATTAGGCGCACTGGGCGGACTGATTACCATGCTTCTGACCGGATGTGTGAAGCTGAAAAACTTGGATGACGTTATGGACGGCGGTATCCGCATGATGGGTTTTATCGCCTTCGTGATGTTGGTGGCTTCGGGATATGCCAATGTCCTTAGAACCAGCGGCGCTGTTGAAGAACTTGTTACCACGGCGGCGACCTATATGTCCGGTTCGAAACCTGTTGCAGCATTCATTATGCTTTTGGTCGGACTGTTGATCACCATGGGTATCGGGACATCTTTTGGAACCATTCCGATTATCACCTCGATCTATGTGCCTTTGGGACTTCAAATTGGTCTTTCAGTACCGACTATCATTTTGCTGATCGGTCTTGCTGCCGCACTTGGGGATGCAGGTTCTCCGGCATCGGATTCCACACTGGGACCGACGTCCGGTTTGAATGCAGACGGTCAACACAATCACATTTGGGATACGTGTGTACCGACCTTTATTGCCTATGATATTTTCCTCATCATTGGTGGGGTTGTCGGGACGATGATTTTAGGCTAA